From a single Scomber japonicus isolate fScoJap1 chromosome 12, fScoJap1.pri, whole genome shotgun sequence genomic region:
- the LOC128368941 gene encoding 5-beta-cholestane-3-alpha,7-alpha-diol 12-alpha-hydroxylase-like, translated as MGLLLPILLGFLASLIGGLYLLGVFRQRQLREPPLDKGPIPWLGHVLEFRRNTLKFVERMQKKHGDVFTVQLGGYYITFLQDPLSFGAFIKESRDKLDFNKFARQLVRQVFGYSAIENDHHILQVSSNKHLKGEGLEVMTQAMMSNLQNLMLHNIGSAADQKTWIEDGLFMYCYNIVFRAGYLSLYGNVPPKSEESEESAKEKDRTESEALFYEFRKYDQLFPNLAYGVLTPTKRMEAHKLMEFFWDALSVQKMRVKDNISRWVWDMQQAKEEMGMTEAMINRYMFVLLWASQGNTGPSSFWLLLFLMKHPEAMRAVKEEVDKVLKESGQEVTRGGPLVDLTREMLMKTPVLDSAVEETLRLTAAPLLTRAVLQDITIKMADGREYFIRKGDRMAVFPYIAVHIDPEVHADPHSFKYDRFLNPEGNKKTDFYKGGKKVKYFNMPWGAGVSMCPGRFFATNELKQFVFLMLCYFEFELKNPDEKIPEIDYSRWGFGSMQPQNDVQFRYRLRY; from the coding sequence ATGGGGCTGCTGCTACCGATCCTTCTTGGTTTTCTTGCCTCTCTAATAGGAGGGTTATACCTTCTGGGGGTTTTTCGACAGCGACAACTACGAGAACCCCCGCTGGATAAGGGCCCCATCCCTTGGCTGGGTCATGTCTTAGAGTTTCGCAGGAACACGTTGAAGTTTGTAGAGAGGATGCAGAAAAAGCATGGTGATGTATTCACAGTACAGCTTGGAGGGTATTATATAACATTTCTTCAAGACCCTCTGTCTTTTGGGGCATTTATTAAGGAGAGTCGAGACAAACTGGACTTCAACAAATTTGCAAGGCAACTGGTGCGCCAAGTCTTTGGCTACTCAGCCATAGAGAATGATCACCACATTCTCCAGGTGTCCAGCAACAAACATCTCAAGGGGGAAGGCCTGGAAGTAATGACACAAGCCATGATGAGTAATTTGCAGAATCTCATGTTGCACAACATTGGCTCAGCTGCAGACCAGAAGACCTGGATAGAAGATGGACTGTTTATGTACTGCTACAATATAGTTTTCAGGGCTGGCTACTTATCCCTGTATGGTAATGTGCCACCCAAGTCTGAAGAGAGTGAGGAGAGTgccaaagagaaagacagaactGAATCAGAAGCCTTATTTTACGAATTTCGTAAATATGACCAGCTTTTCCCAAACCTGGCTTATGGTGTCCTGACCCCGACGAAAAGGATGGAAGCACACAAGCTGATGGAGTTCTTCTGGGACGCTCTATCAGTGCAGAAGATGAGGGTCAAGGACAATATTAGTCGCTGGGTGTGGGACATGCAGCAGGCCAAAGAGGAGATGGGAATGACAGAGGCAATGATAAACAGATACATGTTTGTGCTTCTTTGGGCCTCTCAGGGCAACACGGGTCCTTCTTCATTTTGGCTGCTCCTCTTTCTTATGAAGCACCCAGAAGCTATGAGGGCTGTGAAGGAAGAGGTTGATAAGGTCCTAAAGGAATCTGGGCAGGAAGTCACACGTGGTGGCCCTTTAGTCGACCTGACCCGTGAGATGCTGATGAAAACACCAGTCTTGGACAGTGCTGTAGAGGAGACCCTCCGACTCACTGCTGCACCACTCCTCACCAGAGCAGTTCTCCAGGATATAACGATCAAGATGGCTGATGGTCGAGAATACTTCATTCGCAAGGGTGACAGAATGGCAGTCTTTCCTTACATTGCTGTTCACATTGACCCAGAAGTCCACGCTGATCCACATTCATTCAAGTATGACCGCTTTCTGAATCCAGAGGGGAACAAGAAAACTGATTTTTacaaaggagggaagaaagtgaAGTATTTCAACATGCCCTGGGGTGCCGGGGTCTCCATGTGCCCTGGGCGTTTCTTTGCCACCAATGAGctaaaacagtttgtttttctgatgttGTGCTACTTTGAGTTTGAACTGAAGAATCCTGATGAGAAGATACCTGAAATTGACTACAGCCGATGGGGCTTTGGATCAATGCAGCCCCAAAATGATGTTCAGTTTCGATACAGACTCAGATATTAA
- the gjc2 gene encoding gap junction protein gamma 2 produces the protein MSWSFLTRLLEEIHNHSTFVGKVWLTVLIIFRIVLTAVGGESIYSDEQAKFTCNTKQPGCDNVCYDAFAPLSHVRFWVFQIIMISTPSVMYMGYAIHKIARTSEAERRKQHRLLRKPPPHSRWRESHHLEDVLEGEEDDDAEPMIYEDTLEVQEAKAEPVNSTSKDPPKHDGRRRIMQEGLMRIYVLQLMSRAIFEIAFLAGQYLLYGFHVSPSYVCNRVPCPHRVDCFISRPTEKTIFLLIMYVVSCLCLVLNVCEMLHLGIGTFRDTLRLKRNRGRRMSYGFPFSRNIPASPPGYNLVMKTERPSRIPNSLITHEQNMANVAQEQQCTSPDENIPSDLASLHRHLRVAQEQLDMAFQTYQTKTNQQTSRTSSPVSGGTMAEQNRVNTVQEKQGARPKSATEKTATIVKNGKTSVWI, from the coding sequence ATGAGCTGGAGTTTTCTCACTCGTCTCCTGGAAGAGATCCACAACCACTCCACCTTTGTGGGGAAAGTGTGGCTGACTGTGCTCATCATCTTTCGCATTGTGCTCACGGCGGTAGGAGGTGAATCCATCTACTCTGATGAGCAGGCAAAGTTCACCTGTAACACCAAGCAGCCCGGTTGTGACAATGTATGCTACGATGCCTTTGCTCCTCTCTCCCATGTCCGCTTCTGGGTCTTCCAGATCATTATGATCTCCACTCCCTCTGTCATGTACATGGGTTATGCCATCCACAAGATAGCCCGAACTTCAGAGGCAGAACGCAGGAAGCAACACAGGCTCCTCAGAAAACCACCCCCTCACTCCAGATGGAGAGAAAGCCATCACCTGGAGGATGTCTTagaaggggaggaagatgatgatgctgaGCCCATGATTTATGAAGATACACTGGAAGTGCAGGAAGCCAAAGCTGAGCCAGTAAACAGCACTAGCAAAGACCCACCAAAGCATGATGGCCGCCGAAGAATTATGCAAGAAGGACTGATGCGAATCTATGTTCTTCAACTCATGTCACGAGCTATTTTTGAAATTGCTTTCCTTGCAGGACAGTATCTCCTCTATGGTTTTCATGTTAGTCCATCATATGTGTGCAACAGGGTTCCCTGCCCACACAGAGTGGACTGTTTCATCTCAAGGCCCACTGAGAAAACaatcttcctcctcatcatgTATGTGGTAAGCTGTCTTTGTCTAGTGCTAAATGTTTGTGAGATGCTTCACTTGGGAATTGGCACTTTTCGGGACACCCTTCGTCTGAAGAGGAATCGGGGCCGACGGATGTCCTATGGCTTCCCGTTCTCCCGCAATATTCCAGCCTCCCCTCCGGGGTACAACCTAGTGATGAAGACAGAAAGACCTAGCAGGATCCCCAACAGCCTCATCACTCATGAGCAGAACATGGCCAATGTGGCTCAGGAGCAGCAATGCACCAGCCCAGATGAGAACATCCCCTCTGATCTGGCAAGCCTACACCGTCACCTACGGGTTGCCCAGGAGCAGCTTGATATGGCCTTTCAAACATATCAAACTAAAACCAACCAGCAAACCTCCAGAACCAGTAGTCCTGTATCTGGGGGCACAATGGCAGAGCAAAATCGAGTCAATACAGTCCAGGAGAAACAAGGAGCAAGACCAAAGTCAGCCACAGAGAAGACTGCAACTATTGTAAAAAATGGAAAGACCTCTGTTTGGatatag
- the higd1a gene encoding HIG1 domain family member 1A, mitochondrial — MSSYEENESKFMRKAKENPFVPVGMAGFFAIVGYRLLKLKSRGDTKMSVHLIHMRVAAQGFVVGAMTVGVLYSMYRDYIVKPREQKAVEHK, encoded by the exons ATGTCTTCTTATGAAGAGAATGAGTCCAAGTTTATGCGAAAAGCAAAGGAGAATCCATTTGTCCCAGTGG GGATGGCTGGATTCTTCGCCATTGTTGGTTACAGACTGCTGAAATTGAAAAGTCGTGGAGACACAAAAATGTCAGTGCACTTGATCCATATGCGTGTAGCTGCCCAAGGCTTTGTTGTCGGAGCCATGACTGTTG GGGTCCTGTATTCAATGTACAGGGACTACATTGTAAAACCCAGAGAACAGAAGGCAGTGGAACACAAGTGA